ACATAAAATCTAAAGATCCTAAAATTACAGCTGAATGGTTTGTAAAAGCATTTAATGTAAAAATAATTTCAGAAGTGGTAAGGCCAGTGGGAGATCAATTCATAGTAACTCAAACTGAAGGAGGTCTAGCAATTAATATTTCTAGTGAAAGAGATAATGAAGTCTTAGGGCCTGCTGATGATGATGCTCATTATGGACTCGAACATTTTGGGTTTGATACTGAAGACATTGATGCTGACATTGAAAGACTAGTATCATTAGGGGCTATTCATAAAGAGGGCCCAATGGAGCAACCTGATGGAAGAAAAATAGGCTTTATAGCGGCTCCAGGTGGAATAAGAATAGAACTTATTCAACAAGTCCCATGATATCTTAGCCCTTGCGAGTCCAGGGAATTTCTCTATTTTCATTAATTGATTGTAATCCTGCAGTTATGTATCCATAACAAAATGCAAAGGCCACTCCGGATTTATTTGATCCAGAAATTTCAGGAACATGATCAGGCATTAACATATATTTGTAACCAACTTCTTTATAAGTCTTTAGTGCCTCGATCATATCCACTGAACCCTCATCTGGAAATACTTCCATAAAATCAAGTTTTTTACCTAAGATATTTCTAAAGTGAACATTAAATATTTTTTTTCGTTTGCCGAAATATCGAATTACATCAAATATTTCTTTTCCTGGATCTTCAAGCATTTCACAAATTGTACCTTGGCAAAAGTTTAGTCCGTGATAATCACTTTCATGCATATTTATAAATTTTTTTAAGCCCTCAACTGTTCCTAAGACTCGAGTTACTCCCTTGTAACCATTTGGTGTATAAGGATCATGTGGATGGCAGGCTAGTCTGACTCTTAATTCTTCTGCCACAGGAACTATTCTTTCTAAAAAGTAATCTATTCTCTCCCAATTAGTTTCCTCGTCTAAAATTCCAACTATTCCAGGCTTTTCATCCTGATTAATTTTTTCCCATCTAAAAGTAGAGTTTATGGAGCCACCTCTTCCTTTTTCATTTTCGGATCTAGGTATCCCAATTATATTCATATTGTACTTAACTGCAGGTATTCCCACTTTTGAACATAGTTCTATAATTTTTTGTATAGATTCTATTTCTATATCTCTTTCTGGAGATTTTCCAAGCATTATATTAGGGCTTTGTGATTCTTCTAATGGACGGGAAGACAATGGTATTTGAACCATGTCTAATTTTAGTCCATTTTTTTCTATAACTTCAATATGCTTCTCTAAAATATCTAAGGTCCAATCATGTGGATTTATNGATTTAAAATTACCTTTTTCATCTTCAATAAAAGGGTCTGCACATATGTTTTTAACTCCTAATTGAGACCATACTTCTAAGTCTGAATTATTTCTTGGTGCAACTTGAGTTCCGATATACATTTANTACCTCATTGATATTTTATTTAATATTAAGTTTTTCCAATCATTATATTTTTTATTTATTCTATTGTAATTTTCTTTCTCTGGGAAAAAATCTTTATATGAATTATAAGATAATTTCTTCTTTGATATATTTTCTAGTGAGAGTTTTGCAACACCAAGTGAAGTCATTTCATTATTATTAGCAACCCTAACTACAATATTTAATAAATTCGATAAAAGTTGATTAAAGAAAATACTTCTTGATAAACCTCCGTCGATTTTAATGCTCTTAATTTTATAATTTATTGTTTTTTCTATAGAATCTACAATAGATTTTGTTGAGAAAGCTACAGACTCGAAACCCGCTCTTAATATATCGTTTTTATTATATGATGAATTAATATTTTCTATACTAGCTCTAATTTCACCATCCCAAAATGGTGCTCCTAAGCCATTCAATGCAGGAACTATAAGAATTTCGTTAAAATTACTGTTATTTAGATATTCTTCAATTTGTTTGTTTTCTTGAAAAATATCAATACTTTTTAGCCATTCAATTAAGGATCCTGCTGATAATATTGTCCCTTCAAGCGCGTGATTACTTTTTTTACCTATTTTATTAGAAATTGTTGATAGAAAATTTTGGTTGAAATTATATCTTTTCTCAGCCGTATCAATAAGCAAAAAACCTCCGGTACCAAATGTACATTTTATCTCAGTCTCTTCATTATTTTTGTGACCATATAATGATGATTGCTGGTCACCAAGAATACTATTTATAGGGATTTTTTTTCCTAATATATTCTCATTTAAAACACCAAAATTATGATTTGATTTAACTACTTTAGGCAAGATAGACATTGGTATATCCAACTCTTCTAATATTTTGATGTCCCATGTCTCTGTTTTGGTATTAAACAAACCAGTTCTTGAAGCATTTGTTATTTCTGTTATATGGGGATTGCCATCTACAATATTTGCTAAAATCCAAGAATCTATTGTGCCAACACAAATATCTTTTTTTTCAAATAGAGATTTTATGTTTCTTAGCGCCCAAACTATTTTAGAAAATGAAAAATAGGGGTCTACTTTTAATCCTGTAGATTTATTTATCATAGCTTCTAATTTAGTTCCAATGATGCTATTGCAAAAATCTATTCCTCTTAGGCATTGCCAGCTAATCGCAGGACTTAATGGTTCAAGAGTTTTTTTGTTCCAAAATACAATGGTTTCTCTTTGATTTGTTAGCCCAATCGATAGTATACATTCCTTATGAATATTATTTTTATTTACAGCTTCTAATAAGGTTTCTCCTACAGATCTTAATACCTCCTTTGGGTCCTGCTCGACCCAACCATTATTAGGATAAAATTCTTTAATTTCCCTTTGACTGGTACAAACAAGAGTTAGATTTTCGTCATAAACTACTGTTCTAGTTGATGTACTTCCTTGGTCTATAGATAATATATAGTTTAATTTCTTTTTCATGAAATTATCTTATCATCAAAAAAACATCTATAATCTTACAATGACAACAGAAGAATTGATTATTTCAATAGTAAGAATTTTTGCCTCTTTAGTGGTATTTAAATACAATTTTTTGGGGGCTATTTTAGTAATTCTTATTGATTTTTCTGATCTTTTTATGATGAATTTAATTAATCTTGGAGGGGTAAGAAATTATCAAATGCTTGATAAGCTTCTTGATCTTTTCTATATTATCTATTTTCTAATTATTACACTTAGGTGGGAAAGGTTGCTTAGAAATATAAGTATTACTTTGTTTATTTTTAGAATTCTAGGCTTCTTTCTTTTTGAGTTTTTTCAAAATCGATTAATTTTATTTATTTTTCCAAATATATTTGAATTTTGGTTTTTGGGAATTGCATTACTTTTATTACTAAAAATTGAAATAAGTAAAAAAAAAATAATTATAATTTTTTTGGTGACAACTTTCTTAAAACTAATACAAGAATATATCTTACATGTATGGAAGGTTTTAGATAATTATAAAGCAACAGAAGTATTTAATTCTATGATTGAAATTTTCAGCTAACTTTTGAGAGCTTTCGTCTTCTCCATCTACTTAGTTTATATGCCCTTTTTTTAATTCTTAAGTTTTTAGGTCTTTCAGGCATAAAATCATTGAGTATTTTCAAATTTGTTTTACTTTTAGATTTTTTAGCATCAAAGATTGTCCCTTGGGCATTTTTATTTTGTTTTAAGTTAGGAAGCTCCGCTAAGAATTTACCAGTTGGAGTATTTGTAGAAGCAACAAACTCTGGTGTTCCTTCGCAAACGATAAAACCTCCTTTATCTCCAGCTTCAGGTCCAAGCTCTATAATCCAGTCTGAATTCTTTATCATATCAAGATGGTGCTCTATTAATAAAACTGAGTTCCCATTTTCTACAAGAGCATGTAAAACTTCTAATAATTTAGAACAATCATCAAATGATAATCCTGTAGTTGGCTCATCTAAAATATATAATGTTTTTCCTGTAGATCTTTTAGATAGCTCTGTTGCCAATTTAATTCTTTGAGCTTCACCACCTGACAAAGTTGTAGCTGGTTGCCCCAATTTAATGTATCCTAATCCAACTTTATTTAATGTTTCTAGTTTTTTGTTTACTCCTGGTATATTTTCAAAAATATATAAAGCCTCTTCTACTGTCTTATCTAAAATGTCAGCAATTGATTCTCCCTTAAACTTAATTTCTAAAGCATCATTGTTATACCTTTTTCCACTACAAATTTCACAAGGGATAGTTACATCAGGTAAAAACTGCATTTCTATTTCTTTATATCCAGCTCCTGAGCAATCTTCACATCTTCCTCCTTTGACATTGAAAGAAAATCTTCCAGCTTTATAGCCTCTACTCATTGCTTCTGGCATTTTTGAGAAAAGCTCTCTGATTGGAGTAAATAGGCCAGTATATGTAGCAGGGTTAGATCTAGGTGTTCTCCCTATTGGTGATTGATCAATTACTATAAGTTTATCTATATTTTCTAAGCCATTGATTTCATCATATTTTCCTTCTCTAACTGATTTTCTAGACATCTTTTTTAGAAGAGCATTTGATAAAACATCATTGATAAGAGTACTTTTACCTGAACCAGAAATTCCTGAAACACAAACAAATTTATTTAATGGTATTCTTACATCAATATTTTTTAGGTTATTTTCAGAGGCTCCTTTTATCTCTAAATAATTTTTACTTCCTTCTTTTCTCTTTTTTGGAATACCAATTTGCTTTTTACCAGAAAGATATAAGCCAGTAAGAGATTTAGGATTATTCATGATCTGATTAGGCGTCCCTTGAGCAATGATTTCACCTCCATAGGCCCCAGCCCTAGGCCCCATATCTATAATTTGATCAGCAGATTTCATAACATATTCGTCATGCTCAACAACAATTACAGAGTTACCTATATCTTTTAGGTTGATAAGTGTTTTGATTAATTTTTCATTATCAGTGGGATGCAAGCCTATAGAAGGTTCATCACAAACATATAGAACTCCTGTTAGCCCTGCTCCAATTTGAGTAGCAAGTCTTATTCTTTGTCCTTCTCCACCAGAAAGAGTTGATGACATTCTATCAAGAGTTATGTAACCTAAACCTACTTCCATTAGAAATAAAAGTCTTGAGTTAATTTCTTTAAATATTTCTTCTGATATCTTTTTCTCAGTGATAGAAAGCTTTTTTATTTCCTTTGAATTTTTGTTTATCCATTCATAACATTTATCAATTGATAATGAAGTTGCTTCCATGATATTTTTTCCTAAAACAAAAACTGAAAGAGACTCAGGCTTTAATCTGTAACCTTTGCAATCTGAACAAGGGCTTTCTGACATAAATTTTAATATTTCCTCTTTTATTTTTTCAGAGTCTGTATTCAAGTATCTTTTTTCTATTGAAGGGATCAAACCTTTATAATACCTTGTTATATATTCAATATTTTCTTCATCATAATTTTTTTCAAAGTTTTTATCTATAACACCATAAAAAAGAAGATTTAGTACAGAACTATCGATTTCTTTTATCGGTTGATTTAAGTCTATGCTTAGTTCTTCCAAAATAGAGTAAAAGCTATTTTTATCCCATCTTAGGACAATTCTCGCATCATCTATCACAGACATTCCATTTTCTGCTAAAGAAAGGTTCGGATCTCTTATTAGTAGATGAGGATCTACTTCAAGGGAAAATCCTAAGCCTGTACATTTTTGGCAAGCACCAAAAGGAGTATTGAAAGAAAAACTTCTAGGCTCAAGCTCTGAAAGAGAAATATTACAGTCAACACACGCAAGATCTTCAGAGTAGATTATTTCACCCTCATTAATTTTTTCTACATATATAACACCATTGCCAAATTTTAATCCAGTTTCTATCGATGAAGACAATCTATTTTTATCAATATTTTCATTAATAATGAGCCTATCAACAACTATTTCTATATTATGCCATTTATTTTTTTCTAAATTTATTTGCTCCTCAAGATCAAAAATTTCCCCATCTATTCTAACTCTTGAAAACCCTTCAGACTTAATTTTTTCAAGAACACTGATATGTTGTCCTTTCATATGCTTTATTACTGGAGAAAGAATAATAAATCTTGTCTGATTTTTGAAATCTAATATATTTTCAACAATCTTTTGAACATCTTGTTTTTGAACTAGATTTCCACAGTTGTAACAATGAGGTATACCAATCCTAGCAAAAAGAAGTCTAAAGTAATCATAAATTTCCGTGACTGTACCTACAGTTGATCTAGGATTTTTTGATACGCCTTTTTGATCAATAGAAATAGAAGGAGATAAACCATCAATTTGATCAACATCTGGTTTTTCCATTCTTCCTAGAAATTGTCTAGCATAGGCAGATAGAGATTCAACATATCTCCTTTGACCCTCAGCATAAAGCGTGTCAAAAGCTAAACTACTTTTACCTGATCCTGAGACACCTGTTATTACAACAAATTTTTCTCTAGGAATCTCTACATCAATATTCTTAAGATTATGCTCTCTTGCACCCTTAATTGTTATTTTGTCAGATTTCAATTATTTTTAGATTTTATATATTAATTCTACAAATAAGTTCGAACGTTTTCGACAAAAGAATTATATTCATTTGCCATTTACAATATAATATTATTATTGTTCAACTCTAATCAATTAATATGACAAGATTAGAAAGTCACTTTATGAATAATAAACAATTAGTTGATGATATAGACAAGCTTGTTGAAGATATACAAGTTAGTTCGGTGCTGAGTAACAATAAATTAATCAATAAGATATTTTCTGAGAAAATTATTCCTGTTTTATTTGAAATTAAGACTAACTTAGAGATAAGTAATCCAAGTCAAATTGAATTCAAAGAAAAAATAAATTATTGTGTTGCTACAACTTCTGACATAGTAGATCTCAACTCTGAATATTCAGTTTTTTACTCTAGAATCAGAATTTTGAGAGAAAATATACTAACAAAAATCAAATAATGCTTAGAGTAACAAAAAACAACATAAATATTTCTTGGGATGAAAATTATGATTGGAAAGATTTTTCTAATATAGTTCTAAAGTCAATTTTTTCTACATTAAAATTCGAGAGTATAGAAAAAAGGCTAATAATAGATGTTTATTTTATAGATAACAACGAAATGAAAAAACTTAATGATAAACATCTTGGCAATAACTATGAAACAGATGTTCTTTCTTTTAATTATTATGAAGGCTGGAAAAACGGTAAATTACTAACAAATCATGGGTTATTCCCTGGAGAAGAAAACCTTAATGAATTAGGCGAGCTTTTTTTATCAATTCCTAAAATATTGCAACAAGCAAAAGAAAATGATGTAAGTTCCTTAAAAGAATTATCTACAATGGCTATTCATGGAACGCTTCATCTTTTAGGATATAACCATGAAGTATTAAATGAAGAAAAAATTATGTTTTCTAAAACAGATAAAATATTAGAAGGCATAACTGAAGAATTTTAGAAATGACATTAAAAAGAGAAGTTTTATATCAAAAATGGAGACCAAAAATTTTTTCAGATGTTGTTGGTCAAGACCATATAACTCTAACCTTAAAAAATTCCTTAATTAGAGATAAATATGCTCATGCTTATCTATTTACTGGTCCAAGAGGAACAGGAAAAACTTCAACAGCAAGAATTTTAGCTAAGGCTTTAAATACAGATATTGACCCCTCAGGAGAGCCATTATTAGAAACACAAATTTCTCAAGAAATTGATTCTGGAAAATTTTTAGATCTAATAGAGATTGACGCAGCTTCTAACAGAAGAATAGATGATATTAGGTCTTTACTTGAGAATGTTCAATTTATGCCTTCAACTGGTAAGTATAAGGTATATATAATCGATGAAGTGCATATGCTAACAAATGAAGCATTTAATGCTTTATTGAAAACTTTAGAAGAACCTCCTCCACAGGTAATTATGATATTAGCTACAACGGAGATACAAAAATTACCTGAAACAATTGTTTCTAGGTGTCAGCGCTATGATTTTAGAAATGTTTCTGATTCTCATATTGTAGATAGACTAAAGCATATTTCAGAATCAGAAAAGATTGAATGTGAAGATGAATTGTTGTGGTTTATTGCCCAAAATTCATCTGGATCGTTAAGAGATGCATGCAATTTACTTGAGCAATTATCAGTTGCATTTCAAGATATAACAATTGAAAATGCTAGAAATTTATTTGGAATAATAGATTCTAATATATCTCTAGAAATATTAAATAATATTATCTCTTATGATCAGAAGAAACTGATTGTTCTTTTACAAGAATTAAGAATAAAAGGTGTAGATTTTAGAATACTATCTTCTTCTATTATAGATTCATTAAGATTAGGATTGTTTACATCCAATGGAATATTATCTTTGGAAGGTTATTCAAATGATCATCTATTAAATGTAAAAAAAACTTTTGAAGGTATCGATTCTAAAAAATTATTATTAATGCTTGAAAATTTTTTGAGCTTAATATCCTTAAGGACAGAGACATTTGATATTTTACTAGAATCAGCCTTAATTCATCTATCATATTCTTTTGAAAATTCTACTCAAAAAGCCGAACCTATAAATAAACCTGAAAATTCTACTCAAAAAGCCGAACCTATAAATAAACCTGAAAATAAAACTTTTGAGGATAATGGATCTAATGCACAGATATCAAAATTAGGTATTGAAGAAACTAATAAAGTAAGCATTGAAAATCATAATTCTATTGAAAAAGATGATTGGGAAAAAGTACTGTTTGACCTGAGGAGGGTAAAGTTTGGAAAAATGGTCCTAGGAGGTCTGCTGAGGAATGTTGAGATCCCTAAAAAGATTGATGATAAATTAACCTTAAAATTTAAGAGCAAGCATCTTCATGATTTGTTTAAAGCTGAATGGAAGATTGATTTAGCAAGAGAAGCTGTTAGAAATGCTGTCATTAAGGTCTATGGAGAAAAAATAAAATTAGTTTTAGAAGAACCAGAAGATGAGAAAAAAAATAATATAGATGAAAAAAATATTCTAGACAGTAGTATTGTTAAGTCGGCTTTAGCAATGGGTGCAAAAATAGAGGAAGAAAAGGAAGGTTAGATAATGTTTGACAAAATGAAACAAGCTGGAAGTTTAATGAAACAAATGAATAGCTTAAAAAAGAAAATTGATAAATTAGAAACTGTTTCTGAATCTAAAGATGGAATGATTAAAGTTACAGTAAAAGGTACTTCTAATATTCAATCTATAAAAATCAACGATGATTTCTTAGCAAATATTTCATCAAAAGATTTAGAAAAAAATTTGATTAAGACTGTGAATGATGCACTAAACAATGCAGAAAAATCTTCTAAACAAATTATGTCAGAAATGACAGGAGGTTTAAACATACCAGGATTATAATATGTCCCCACTTAACAAATTTCCATTTATGCCACGAGCTTTAAGCCAATTAGTTGAATCCTTTAGATTACTCCCCGGCATCGGTCCTAAAACAGCACAAAAACTTGCATTTTCCACTTTGAAAATGCCTCCTGAACAAGTGAATGATATTGCAAATTCTCTAAGGAATATAAAGTCAGAAATTATATATTGTAAAAAATGTCAGAATATATCTGAAGTTTCAATTTGTAGTATTTGTACTGATATAGATAGAGATGATTCTATAATTTGTGTTGTTGAGGAAGTTATGGATGTTTATGTGCTTGAAAAATCTCGTGCTTTTAAGGGAAAATTTCATGTTTTGCATGGATCGATTTCTCCTGCCAATGGAATTGGTCCAGACGAAATCAGGATTAAGGAATTAATCTCTAGAGTAGAAAGTGATTCTAAGATAAAAGAAATTGTGATTGCTACTAATTTGAATCTTGAAGGTGAAGCTACCGCTATGTATATAAATCAAGCTCTTAATAAATTTGAAAAAAATCTCAAAATTACTAGGCTTGCAAGAGGCCTTCCATCTGGCTCTGATATTGAATATGCAGACGAAACAACCATATTGCACGCTATGGGTTCTAGGGTAAATATAAATGAAAGCTTATAGAAAAAAGAAAAAATACTTACAAACTGAATCAATAGTTTTGAAAGTATTTGATTTTGGAGAAGCAGACAGAATCTTTACTCTTTTGACTCCAGATAATGGAATTATAAGAGCTGTTGCAAAAGGTGTTAGAAAGCCAAAATCTCGTATGGGAGGACATATCGATGTTTTGTCTAAGGTAAATATATATATTTCTTTAGGAGAAAACTTAAGTAATATATCTCAAGCAGAAATTATTAACAATTATAGTATTCTGAAAAAAGATCTATCACTTATATCTATCAGTTTTTACATACTTGAATTATGTGAAAAATTTTCAGTAGAAAATGATCCAAATAATGATATATATTATCATCTCTCATATACTCTAGATATTCTTCAAGAAAACTTACAGAATCCATTGCTTATTAGATGGTTTGAGATAAATTTACTTACTGTCTCTGGATTTTTACCTGAACTTTACAACTGCTTAATTAGTGGAGAAGAACTAGATGAAGGTGACCATTTATTTTCAAGTGTAAACGGAGGTTTGGTTGATAAAAAATATGCAACTTCAACAGATAGCTATATACCTATTGATAAAAATTCCATAAAAGCTTTGCGTTATTTATCTAATAATGGATGGCCAGAGGTTAATAAAATTAATTTTGGATCAAATTCATTAGAGAAATTAAAAATAATATTAAGAAAATACATTCAAACGATCACGAATTCCCAAATTAATTCTGAAAAATTCCTATCAAGAATTTTTTAATTTTTTCATAGGAAGAAGAGAGCATAATATAATTCCTGAAATAGCAATTATTCCACTCATTATAGAAATTCCAGAAAAATCATATCTAGAATATATAAATCCCGCAAAAATTGGTGCCATGAATCCAATAAGCGACATTCCAATAAAATTTAAAGCAGTCCCGCTTCCTTCGCTTCCTTTAGGAACTCTATCCATAGTTGCAGCTGTAACTATTGGCATTACCGAGAAGAAGAACATTCCTAAAAGAGTTATGAGAATTATTAAGCCTAAGCCTTCATCAAAAATTAAAAATAAAAATAGGTAAATAGCCATTAATGTCATAGATATTTGAATCACAGGTTTCCTTCCAAATTTATCTGAAAGTATACCCATTATAGGAGTTGAAATAATACCTGCTGCAGTAATCAATGCTATGTGCCATCCAATTACTAGAGCAGAGTAATTTAATTCTTCCTTTAGATATACAGCTAAAAATAATTGAAATGAGGTATGAATACTTGCTCGCATTGCTCCAAGTAATATCAAACCAATTATGACCTTATCTTTAACTAATGTTTTTGTTCTAAATTTATATTCTTGAAAAGACCAATTTGATGAAGATTCTGATCCAGCTGACTTGAATAGTATTAATACCAGTAAACCTGTTAAAATCATTGGAATAATAAGAAATAGTGATACATTTTCCCATCCAAAACCACTCATTTTTATTATTGACCCAATTGTTATTCCGGAAATTAAACCTCCAATTACTGGTGGACCTATAGTGTTTCCTATCTGTGCACCAGTTAGATGCATTGAAAGCACAAATCCTTTCTTATTAGGATACCTTGCAGCTAATGTTCCAAAAGCAGGTGCATGCCAAAAACTAGTTCCAAATCCAATCAGAATAACAGAGA
The genomic region above belongs to Dehalococcoidia bacterium and contains:
- a CDS encoding VOC family protein yields the protein MPYKVNHIHIKSKDPKITAEWFVKAFNVKIISEVVRPVGDQFIVTQTEGGLAINISSERDNEVLGPADDDAHYGLEHFGFDTEDIDADIERLVSLGAIHKEGPMEQPDGRKIGFIAAPGGIRIELIQQVP
- a CDS encoding mannonate dehydratase, which translates into the protein MYIGTQVAPRNNSDLEVWSQLGVKNICADPFIEDEKGNFKSINPHDWTLDILEKHIEVIEKNGLKLDMVQIPLSSRPLEESQSPNIMLGKSPERDIEIESIQKIIELCSKVGIPAVKYNMNIIGIPRSENEKGRGGSINSTFRWEKINQDEKPGIVGILDEETNWERIDYFLERIVPVAEELRVRLACHPHDPYTPNGYKGVTRVLGTVEGLKKFINMHESDYHGLNFCQGTICEMLEDPGKEIFDVIRYFGKRKKIFNVHFRNILGKKLDFMEVFPDEGSVDMIEALKTYKEVGYKYMLMPDHVPEISGSNKSGVAFAFCYGYITAGLQSINENREIPWTRKG
- a CDS encoding glycerol kinase codes for the protein MKKKLNYILSIDQGSTSTRTVVYDENLTLVCTSQREIKEFYPNNGWVEQDPKEVLRSVGETLLEAVNKNNIHKECILSIGLTNQRETIVFWNKKTLEPLSPAISWQCLRGIDFCNSIIGTKLEAMINKSTGLKVDPYFSFSKIVWALRNIKSLFEKKDICVGTIDSWILANIVDGNPHITEITNASRTGLFNTKTETWDIKILEELDIPMSILPKVVKSNHNFGVLNENILGKKIPINSILGDQQSSLYGHKNNEETEIKCTFGTGGFLLIDTAEKRYNFNQNFLSTISNKIGKKSNHALEGTILSAGSLIEWLKSIDIFQENKQIEEYLNNSNFNEILIVPALNGLGAPFWDGEIRASIENINSSYNKNDILRAGFESVAFSTKSIVDSIEKTINYKIKSIKIDGGLSRSIFFNQLLSNLLNIVVRVANNNEMTSLGVAKLSLENISKKKLSYNSYKDFFPEKENYNRINKKYNDWKNLILNKISMRX
- the uvrA gene encoding excinuclease ABC subunit UvrA, encoding MKSDKITIKGAREHNLKNIDVEIPREKFVVITGVSGSGKSSLAFDTLYAEGQRRYVESLSAYARQFLGRMEKPDVDQIDGLSPSISIDQKGVSKNPRSTVGTVTEIYDYFRLLFARIGIPHCYNCGNLVQKQDVQKIVENILDFKNQTRFIILSPVIKHMKGQHISVLEKIKSEGFSRVRIDGEIFDLEEQINLEKNKWHNIEIVVDRLIINENIDKNRLSSSIETGLKFGNGVIYVEKINEGEIIYSEDLACVDCNISLSELEPRSFSFNTPFGACQKCTGLGFSLEVDPHLLIRDPNLSLAENGMSVIDDARIVLRWDKNSFYSILEELSIDLNQPIKEIDSSVLNLLFYGVIDKNFEKNYDEENIEYITRYYKGLIPSIEKRYLNTDSEKIKEEILKFMSESPCSDCKGYRLKPESLSVFVLGKNIMEATSLSIDKCYEWINKNSKEIKKLSITEKKISEEIFKEINSRLLFLMEVGLGYITLDRMSSTLSGGEGQRIRLATQIGAGLTGVLYVCDEPSIGLHPTDNEKLIKTLINLKDIGNSVIVVEHDEYVMKSADQIIDMGPRAGAYGGEIIAQGTPNQIMNNPKSLTGLYLSGKKQIGIPKKRKEGSKNYLEIKGASENNLKNIDVRIPLNKFVCVSGISGSGKSTLINDVLSNALLKKMSRKSVREGKYDEINGLENIDKLIVIDQSPIGRTPRSNPATYTGLFTPIRELFSKMPEAMSRGYKAGRFSFNVKGGRCEDCSGAGYKEIEMQFLPDVTIPCEICSGKRYNNDALEIKFKGESIADILDKTVEEALYIFENIPGVNKKLETLNKVGLGYIKLGQPATTLSGGEAQRIKLATELSKRSTGKTLYILDEPTTGLSFDDCSKLLEVLHALVENGNSVLLIEHHLDMIKNSDWIIELGPEAGDKGGFIVCEGTPEFVASTNTPTGKFLAELPNLKQNKNAQGTIFDAKKSKSKTNLKILNDFMPERPKNLRIKKRAYKLSRWRRRKLSKVS
- the ybeY gene encoding rRNA maturation RNase YbeY; translation: MLRVTKNNINISWDENYDWKDFSNIVLKSIFSTLKFESIEKRLIIDVYFIDNNEMKKLNDKHLGNNYETDVLSFNYYEGWKNGKLLTNHGLFPGEENLNELGELFLSIPKILQQAKENDVSSLKELSTMAIHGTLHLLGYNHEVLNEEKIMFSKTDKILEGITEEF
- the dnaX gene encoding DNA polymerase III subunit gamma/tau, which produces MTLKREVLYQKWRPKIFSDVVGQDHITLTLKNSLIRDKYAHAYLFTGPRGTGKTSTARILAKALNTDIDPSGEPLLETQISQEIDSGKFLDLIEIDAASNRRIDDIRSLLENVQFMPSTGKYKVYIIDEVHMLTNEAFNALLKTLEEPPPQVIMILATTEIQKLPETIVSRCQRYDFRNVSDSHIVDRLKHISESEKIECEDELLWFIAQNSSGSLRDACNLLEQLSVAFQDITIENARNLFGIIDSNISLEILNNIISYDQKKLIVLLQELRIKGVDFRILSSSIIDSLRLGLFTSNGILSLEGYSNDHLLNVKKTFEGIDSKKLLLMLENFLSLISLRTETFDILLESALIHLSYSFENSTQKAEPINKPENSTQKAEPINKPENKTFEDNGSNAQISKLGIEETNKVSIENHNSIEKDDWEKVLFDLRRVKFGKMVLGGLLRNVEIPKKIDDKLTLKFKSKHLHDLFKAEWKIDLAREAVRNAVIKVYGEKIKLVLEEPEDEKKNNIDEKNILDSSIVKSALAMGAKIEEEKEG
- a CDS encoding YbaB/EbfC family nucleoid-associated protein, translated to MFDKMKQAGSLMKQMNSLKKKIDKLETVSESKDGMIKVTVKGTSNIQSIKINDDFLANISSKDLEKNLIKTVNDALNNAEKSSKQIMSEMTGGLNIPGL
- the recR gene encoding recombination mediator RecR, yielding MPRALSQLVESFRLLPGIGPKTAQKLAFSTLKMPPEQVNDIANSLRNIKSEIIYCKKCQNISEVSICSICTDIDRDDSIICVVEEVMDVYVLEKSRAFKGKFHVLHGSISPANGIGPDEIRIKELISRVESDSKIKEIVIATNLNLEGEATAMYINQALNKFEKNLKITRLARGLPSGSDIEYADETTILHAMGSRVNINESL
- the recO gene encoding DNA repair protein RecO, whose translation is MKAYRKKKKYLQTESIVLKVFDFGEADRIFTLLTPDNGIIRAVAKGVRKPKSRMGGHIDVLSKVNIYISLGENLSNISQAEIINNYSILKKDLSLISISFYILELCEKFSVENDPNNDIYYHLSYTLDILQENLQNPLLIRWFEINLLTVSGFLPELYNCLISGEELDEGDHLFSSVNGGLVDKKYATSTDSYIPIDKNSIKALRYLSNNGWPEVNKINFGSNSLEKLKIILRKYIQTITNSQINSEKFLSRIF
- a CDS encoding MFS transporter; the encoded protein is MKNNKNSKTGLGLVIGLSLGHGIKHFGQGALTVIGPMLKTSLALSDVAYGAIFSALNVSSGLSNIPAGILSDMYRKKIAWLLAISMFTIALGYFLLGVSNIYMVIILSVILIGFGTSFWHAPAFGTLAARYPNKKGFVLSMHLTGAQIGNTIGPPVIGGLISGITIGSIIKMSGFGWENVSLFLIIPMILTGLLVLILFKSAGSESSSNWSFQEYKFRTKTLVKDKVIIGLILLGAMRASIHTSFQLFLAVYLKEELNYSALVIGWHIALITAAGIISTPIMGILSDKFGRKPVIQISMTLMAIYLFLFLIFDEGLGLIILITLLGMFFFSVMPIVTAATMDRVPKGSEGSGTALNFIGMSLIGFMAPIFAGFIYSRYDFSGISIMSGIIAISGIILCSLLPMKKLKNS